Proteins encoded by one window of Cyclobacteriaceae bacterium:
- a CDS encoding o-succinylbenzoate synthase — protein MKLQTEYFKQTFHFNFDARTSRGRMKEKVSWFVKIRNSEEPSCFGIGECGPLPGLSIDDRPDFEEVLKRCLQKLTDSTQSVDSIVPPEFPSIRFGIETALLDLKHGGKRLIFDNSFFRGTPIPINGLVWMGDMDSMLQQVSMKIEKGFRCIKIKVGGLNFEKECDILQYIRSKYYRENITIRLDANGAFKPEEALYKLNELSRFTIHSIEQPVKAGSEILPELCRKSPIPIALDEELIGVEATADKEKLLDRIKPAYIILKPTLHGGLKACEEWIALAEERQIGWWMTSALESNVGLNAICQFTANYPVTLPHGLGTGQLYEDNFESPLTVNAGEIFYDQKKLWVLDQSAQSDQGTTAF, from the coding sequence ATGAAGCTTCAAACGGAATATTTCAAACAAACTTTTCACTTCAATTTTGATGCACGCACCAGTCGTGGACGAATGAAAGAGAAAGTGTCGTGGTTTGTGAAAATCCGAAATAGTGAAGAGCCTTCGTGCTTCGGCATTGGCGAGTGTGGCCCGTTACCCGGATTAAGTATAGATGACCGACCCGATTTTGAAGAGGTGTTGAAGCGTTGCCTGCAAAAATTGACAGATTCAACACAATCGGTTGACTCGATCGTACCGCCCGAATTTCCTTCTATTCGATTTGGTATTGAAACTGCGTTGCTTGATCTGAAGCATGGCGGTAAGCGTTTAATTTTTGATAATTCTTTTTTTAGAGGAACACCCATCCCGATAAACGGTTTGGTGTGGATGGGAGATATGGATTCTATGTTACAACAGGTATCCATGAAAATTGAAAAAGGTTTTCGGTGCATCAAGATTAAAGTAGGTGGGCTGAATTTTGAGAAGGAGTGTGACATTCTGCAATACATTCGCAGTAAGTATTATCGAGAAAATATTACCATCAGGCTTGATGCGAATGGGGCTTTCAAACCGGAAGAGGCCTTGTACAAGCTGAACGAGTTGTCGCGGTTTACGATACATTCTATTGAACAACCCGTAAAGGCAGGATCGGAAATATTGCCCGAGCTTTGCCGCAAATCGCCCATACCCATTGCCCTGGATGAAGAGCTGATTGGTGTAGAAGCAACAGCAGACAAGGAAAAATTGTTGGATCGGATAAAGCCTGCTTATATTATATTAAAGCCTACACTTCATGGCGGTTTAAAAGCCTGTGAAGAATGGATTGCACTCGCTGAAGAAAGGCAAATTGGTTGGTGGATGACCTCTGCACTTGAATCGAATGTTGGACTAAATGCCATTTGCCAGTTTACGGCCAACTATCCGGTTACGCTTCCGCACGGACTAGGCACAGGGCAACTCTACGAGGATAATTTTGAATCACCCCTGACCGTTAATGCTGGCGAAATATTTTATGATCAGAAAAAACTATGGGTGCTCGATCAATCCGCTCAGTCCGACCAAGGCACTACCGCTTTTTAA
- a CDS encoding S-adenosylmethionine:tRNA ribosyltransferase-isomerase, protein MRPTISIKDFTYTLPEERIAHFPLEKRDESKLLVYQRGSISHTRFKSLVDFLPNNSTLFFNNTRVIQARLLFQKETGAKIEIFLLQPEHPSKLLAEIMTAKGACQWQCAIGNLKRWKNGTLTKQLDGLELQATLIDRDRGIVEFSWRPEQKSFSEVIALAGLTPLPPYIKRDVDKDDEVRYQTIYSKADGAVAAPTAGLHFTDDVLKSLKEKGIKTDFLTLHVSAGTFQPVTTENALEHAMHEEQVIITRQNIDSLLDESRKVIAVGTTSMRTLESLYWFGVKLLNDPEAPFSITQHDPYQHTQSLPDKGTALRAVKNLLDQHSIDSITGATSIYIYPGYTFKICNGLITNFHLPGSTLMLLVAAFVGDDWKKIYDEALNNHYRFLSYGDSSLLLPAL, encoded by the coding sequence ATGAGACCCACGATATCCATCAAAGATTTTACGTACACGCTACCCGAAGAAAGGATCGCTCACTTTCCCCTGGAAAAGCGTGATGAATCAAAACTTCTCGTTTATCAGAGAGGCTCTATTTCACACACCCGATTCAAGTCGTTGGTTGACTTTCTTCCGAATAATTCGACACTCTTTTTTAACAACACGCGGGTTATACAGGCACGTTTACTATTTCAAAAAGAGACGGGAGCAAAAATCGAGATCTTTCTTTTACAACCCGAACATCCCTCAAAACTACTGGCTGAAATCATGACCGCAAAAGGGGCATGCCAATGGCAATGCGCCATTGGCAACCTGAAGCGATGGAAAAATGGAACACTGACCAAACAACTTGATGGTTTAGAATTGCAAGCCACACTCATTGATCGGGACCGGGGAATCGTTGAGTTCAGTTGGAGACCTGAACAAAAATCGTTTAGCGAAGTGATTGCACTGGCGGGCCTGACTCCCCTTCCGCCCTACATCAAACGCGATGTAGATAAGGACGATGAGGTGCGGTACCAAACCATTTACTCAAAGGCTGATGGTGCCGTGGCTGCACCAACGGCTGGTTTACACTTTACAGATGATGTATTAAAATCCTTAAAAGAGAAAGGAATTAAAACCGACTTTCTCACGCTTCACGTGAGTGCCGGTACGTTCCAACCTGTTACGACAGAAAACGCGCTGGAGCATGCGATGCACGAGGAGCAGGTTATCATCACCCGACAAAACATTGATTCGTTGCTGGACGAGAGCCGGAAGGTCATAGCCGTTGGTACAACATCCATGCGAACCCTGGAAAGTTTGTATTGGTTTGGTGTAAAACTTTTGAATGATCCAGAAGCCCCGTTTTCTATCACCCAGCATGATCCATACCAGCACACTCAATCCTTACCGGATAAAGGAACCGCTTTGCGTGCAGTAAAAAATTTACTTGACCAGCATTCAATAGACTCCATCACAGGCGCTACATCCATTTACATTTATCCGGGTTATACATTCAAAATTTGCAACGGATTGATTACAAATTTTCACTTGCCCGGTTCAACCTTAATGCTTTTGGTTGCAGCTTTTGTTGGCGATGACTGGAAAAAAATCTATGATGAAGCACTAAACAATCACTATCGCTTTCTCAGCTATGGCGATAGCTCATTGCTCTTGCCAGCTTTATAA
- a CDS encoding aromatic ring-hydroxylating dioxygenase subunit alpha has protein sequence MNPLHHDPNIASAKTLTKDFYTDPRYFELSKERIFAKAWHYVGNVNELPKAGTLKPVVVLDEFMNEQLLLSKDKDGQLHCLSNVCTHRGALLINEPCQATDIRCPYHGRRFNLTGKFLSMPEFKEVENFPSPADDLAELPIFEIGPLLFSSLTDALPANSFFSEMMSRISWMPLQQLVYKPELSKSYTIEAHWALYCENYLEGFHIPFVHASLNQVIDFGSYSTELFQNASLQLGIAKQGQLVFDLPKSSPDFGKSVGAYYFWVFPNLMFNFYPWGLSLNVVKPIAPQQTKVEFHTFIWDESLFNKGAGSDLNRVEMEDEAVVESVQRGIRSRFYSHGRYSVKHETGTHHLHQLLKQFLS, from the coding sequence ATGAACCCGTTGCACCACGATCCGAATATCGCCTCTGCAAAAACCCTCACCAAGGATTTCTATACCGATCCGCGCTATTTTGAATTAAGTAAAGAAAGAATTTTCGCGAAAGCGTGGCATTATGTCGGGAACGTTAATGAATTACCAAAAGCTGGTACTTTAAAACCGGTTGTGGTTTTGGATGAGTTTATGAATGAGCAGTTGTTACTCTCAAAAGACAAAGACGGACAACTGCATTGCCTCTCCAATGTGTGCACGCACCGCGGAGCCCTGCTCATCAATGAACCATGTCAGGCAACTGATATTCGTTGTCCATACCACGGCAGGCGATTTAACCTCACTGGCAAATTTCTTTCGATGCCTGAGTTTAAAGAAGTGGAGAATTTTCCATCTCCTGCGGATGACCTCGCAGAACTTCCGATTTTCGAAATCGGTCCATTGCTCTTCTCTTCGCTTACCGATGCATTGCCCGCAAATTCTTTCTTTTCTGAGATGATGAGCCGAATCAGTTGGATGCCGCTTCAGCAGTTGGTATACAAACCTGAACTCTCCAAAAGCTATACGATTGAAGCGCATTGGGCTTTATACTGCGAGAACTACCTGGAGGGTTTTCACATCCCCTTTGTACATGCTTCATTAAACCAGGTCATTGATTTCGGAAGTTATTCTACCGAACTCTTCCAAAACGCCAGTCTTCAGCTTGGCATTGCAAAACAAGGACAGTTGGTTTTTGATTTACCGAAATCATCCCCTGATTTTGGTAAATCAGTTGGCGCTTATTACTTCTGGGTTTTCCCCAACCTGATGTTCAATTTTTATCCGTGGGGACTTTCCTTAAATGTGGTGAAACCCATTGCCCCACAACAAACAAAAGTAGAGTTTCATACTTTCATTTGGGATGAATCCCTGTTCAACAAGGGCGCAGGCTCCGACCTGAACCGTGTTGAAATGGAAGATGAGGCTGTTGTTGAAAGTGTTCAGCGCGGTATTCGCTCGCGGTTTTATTCGCACGGACGCTATTCTGTAAAACATGAAACAGGCACCCATCATTTGCATCAACTACTGAAACAGTTTCTTAGTTAA
- a CDS encoding OmpA family protein produces the protein MKRLLVAILALISFILFVNRGYAQSSKTLSEAEKYFGIRNYEEALPLFVQAIQAGEKDPNVHYKAGVCYQKSTSTDEQSKAIGYFEYALKAGAKLPPSTYFDLGNLYLRNEDIQKAIDAFTAYKKAVPTDRKAIAAADKAIEACHNAVALMSVPRNVSVKSFGFGVNSKYTEYNPVVSADESILAFTALRPNTGKTRSGDKFIEEILISYNTSGNWSEPQVVPVTSDYNVGTAGISADGQKMMIFMGGATDPGNLFVINKTGSEWSKPSILASTLNSKYLESTASITPDGKTIYFASDRMGGQGGMDIYKIELQANGNWSQPVNLGPTVNTKDNEDAPFIHPDQKTLFFTSDGHSTMGGRDIFMTKFINNTWTKPENMGYPINTTANDNYFTLIADGTRAYFSSDRKGGQGAQDIYFIDMPEDTGNIPLTMIKGRILNADTGKPMPTKIYVIDNQTNKKLDFVYDPDPETGNYLIILPPARNYDVIIESDGFLPYTINVNVPNQDYFYELYQQINLKNIVQFDEVVGQEVQVKNAFYNTNQDSKADLRKAHEAKLAQSGNVDIYDLMMDLLAAGDDEGVDYVLELIHLTNTMDQVNFDESNPNLEIATRVYYYDETDESKFEKKNVEGKTILSLPTFEVSEEAKNQKNQPAKKQGTFDKAVLNKLVKVYFDVAKSDLKQQYHTQLDDILAALKKNPDLSVEISGFASQEGSEEMNRELSNKRAIEVLNYLNHRGIVRRRIIAKGYGATKTETSKEEGRRVEVRIIDPQANQ, from the coding sequence ATGAAAAGACTTCTTGTTGCCATTCTGGCGCTTATCTCCTTCATTTTGTTTGTAAACCGCGGGTACGCTCAGTCGTCAAAGACGCTTTCTGAAGCTGAAAAGTATTTTGGTATCCGTAACTATGAAGAGGCACTTCCCTTATTTGTTCAGGCTATTCAGGCGGGTGAAAAAGACCCCAACGTGCATTACAAGGCGGGAGTTTGCTACCAAAAGTCAACTTCTACGGATGAACAGTCGAAAGCCATTGGATATTTTGAGTACGCCCTGAAAGCAGGCGCCAAGTTACCTCCCTCAACCTATTTTGATCTTGGGAACTTGTACCTCCGTAACGAGGATATTCAAAAAGCTATCGATGCATTCACGGCCTATAAAAAAGCAGTGCCAACCGATAGGAAAGCCATCGCGGCAGCAGACAAAGCTATTGAAGCTTGTCATAATGCCGTTGCCCTGATGTCGGTACCCCGTAATGTTAGCGTCAAAAGTTTCGGATTTGGGGTTAATTCTAAATATACCGAGTATAATCCTGTTGTTTCGGCTGATGAAAGCATACTGGCCTTTACCGCCCTTCGCCCCAACACAGGTAAAACCCGTTCGGGGGATAAATTCATTGAAGAGATTCTGATTTCATATAATACATCAGGTAACTGGTCTGAGCCACAGGTTGTTCCGGTAACTTCCGATTACAACGTGGGTACAGCAGGTATCTCGGCCGATGGTCAGAAGATGATGATCTTTATGGGCGGGGCCACCGACCCGGGAAATCTTTTTGTCATTAATAAGACTGGATCGGAATGGTCGAAGCCTTCCATTCTTGCCTCGACCTTAAACAGCAAGTACCTGGAATCAACAGCCAGCATTACTCCGGATGGAAAGACGATCTACTTCGCCAGCGATCGCATGGGTGGCCAGGGCGGTATGGATATTTATAAAATTGAACTTCAGGCAAACGGTAACTGGAGTCAGCCTGTGAATCTTGGTCCAACGGTGAATACCAAAGACAATGAAGATGCCCCGTTTATTCACCCTGATCAGAAAACGTTATTCTTTACTTCCGATGGTCACAGCACCATGGGCGGAAGGGATATTTTCATGACCAAGTTCATCAACAATACCTGGACGAAGCCGGAGAACATGGGTTACCCGATAAACACCACTGCCAACGATAACTACTTTACCTTAATTGCGGATGGCACGCGTGCTTACTTCTCATCCGATCGTAAAGGCGGTCAAGGTGCGCAGGATATTTATTTCATCGACATGCCGGAAGATACGGGCAACATTCCGCTGACGATGATTAAGGGTCGCATTTTAAATGCCGATACAGGCAAGCCGATGCCCACCAAGATTTATGTGATTGATAACCAGACTAACAAAAAGCTCGACTTTGTTTACGATCCTGATCCGGAAACCGGAAACTACCTGATCATTCTTCCTCCAGCACGCAATTACGATGTGATCATTGAGTCGGATGGATTTTTACCGTACACGATTAACGTCAATGTGCCTAACCAGGATTATTTCTATGAACTGTATCAGCAGATCAATTTGAAAAATATTGTTCAGTTCGATGAAGTGGTGGGTCAGGAAGTTCAGGTAAAGAATGCATTCTACAACACCAATCAGGATTCGAAAGCAGATTTGCGCAAAGCCCATGAAGCCAAACTGGCTCAAAGCGGCAATGTTGACATCTACGACTTAATGATGGATTTGTTGGCAGCCGGTGATGATGAGGGCGTTGATTATGTATTGGAATTGATTCACCTCACCAACACCATGGACCAGGTGAATTTTGATGAGAGTAATCCTAATCTCGAAATTGCTACCCGTGTGTACTACTATGACGAAACAGATGAGAGCAAATTTGAAAAGAAAAATGTAGAGGGAAAGACCATTTTATCCCTGCCGACTTTTGAAGTTTCCGAAGAAGCAAAAAATCAAAAGAACCAACCAGCTAAAAAGCAAGGCACGTTTGATAAAGCTGTTTTGAATAAATTAGTGAAAGTGTATTTCGATGTAGCAAAAAGTGATTTGAAACAGCAGTATCATACGCAGTTGGATGATATTCTTGCTGCGCTCAAAAAGAACCCTGACTTAAGCGTTGAGATTTCAGGTTTTGCATCACAGGAAGGCTCCGAAGAGATGAATCGTGAACTTTCAAACAAGCGCGCGATTGAAGTATTGAATTACCTGAACCACCGCGGCATTGTACGCAGACGAATTATTGCGAAAGGTTACGGGGCTACCAAAACAGAAACCAGCAAGGAGGAGGGACGAAGAGTGGAAGTGCGGATTATCGATCCGCAAGCAAATCAGTAA
- a CDS encoding HEAT repeat domain-containing protein, whose translation MKRGFLSRILDLQEGEEGRVFLLLIMSFFMGAFLATFTVAAQTLFLNNFDEKNDLPGAFAIAGAFGIVATVSYNFLQRKIRFQYLAVLSLLVVTAVTAAIEFGDLYFPDKQTIYYYGFTQLIPFTLIILLVFWGAFNRLFNVRQSKRLLGTVDQGALVASLISFFAIPVVLPYLPGEGSDKAESLYTISLVSVILFTVMFIVLSTKFGGERWSLTQERLKNQKVRVVDFLKNKYLILLSLFIIISIVSLNFVEYSFLSVSTQRFKPEELANFLALFEATIVIFSFLFQAFAADRIMVDYGLKVSILVNPILIALFTIGALIIGLTFGYTEASPSFTIFFVMIAMSKLFIYSTKESLDEPAFKLYQLPVDPNIKIDVQTKIEGFVTAFATMLAGGLIYLINRVHIFDLLYITIFTLPLIGLWYLVGNNMYTNYRNTLRKTLIRNKSKVEHKIEQELTVDRVLEREITSSAEDKVLYGLRLMEKIEPALFENAIITLTNSNHQHVKAFANEKVQQLGLDRDPSKDQDIRTLASQAASETEASDLLSISPDNLMKLSKSVKPADRMLAAKLLRKLISQRTIFILLELLRDVDYNVRHEALKTARKVKRPETWPTLIELLSSPSYCHQATAALIEAGEPVLPVLDTAFHKSGQSDITMLRIVQIIGRIGGDAALDLLWKKADYPDKRIVNQILYSLRYVNYRASGRQANQVMDLLEAEIGKNLWNQAALHELPQLENFQLLRSAIREEIRINNDQITMLLSILYDPEAVQLVRENIDSGDPNGVAYALELMDLFVDQDLKPKLFPLYDDIPVPRKLELLQIYFPRESYNPVQVINYILNRDFNLNNRWTKVCAAYTSAYIPEFRVSRGLIAQMFNRDKLLQETAAWVIYNKDKSIYNTISERLPDRDKRYLDSAIENNELLDGLNDGFFLGIEMILFLKQLPEFKGISGVLLADLFDKILPYDLARGERVGLGSHEQNNPIFIVAHGEIMLKEKGETRFTLKPGDVFGDLFSKNRNGLNLDTLEAVERSVVFRIDLLDFYFVIANHHEMVEKIIRNATEETEDIIEQSNP comes from the coding sequence GTGAAACGCGGATTTCTAAGCAGAATCCTTGATCTGCAGGAAGGTGAAGAAGGAAGGGTTTTCCTTCTGCTGATTATGAGCTTCTTTATGGGAGCCTTCCTGGCCACCTTTACCGTTGCCGCCCAAACCCTGTTTTTGAACAACTTTGACGAAAAAAATGACCTTCCCGGGGCCTTTGCCATTGCCGGTGCCTTTGGCATTGTGGCCACGGTAAGCTATAACTTCCTGCAACGCAAAATCCGTTTTCAGTACCTGGCCGTACTCAGCTTACTTGTGGTTACAGCCGTAACCGCTGCCATCGAATTTGGTGATCTTTACTTTCCCGACAAGCAAACCATTTACTATTACGGATTCACCCAGCTTATCCCCTTCACGCTGATTATTCTGCTTGTGTTCTGGGGGGCGTTTAACCGACTATTCAATGTTCGGCAATCCAAGCGCTTATTGGGAACCGTTGACCAGGGAGCATTGGTAGCCTCTTTGATCTCATTCTTTGCCATTCCGGTTGTATTGCCTTACCTGCCGGGTGAAGGAAGCGACAAAGCTGAATCGCTGTATACCATTAGTCTCGTTAGTGTTATTTTGTTTACCGTAATGTTTATCGTTCTATCCACCAAATTTGGAGGAGAACGTTGGTCGCTTACGCAGGAACGACTCAAGAACCAAAAAGTAAGGGTAGTCGATTTTCTCAAAAACAAATACCTGATCCTACTCTCTTTATTCATTATCATTTCTATCGTATCGCTGAACTTCGTTGAGTATTCCTTTCTGAGTGTTTCAACCCAACGCTTCAAACCGGAAGAACTGGCAAACTTCCTGGCGTTATTCGAAGCTACCATTGTAATCTTTAGCTTTTTGTTTCAGGCCTTTGCGGCCGACCGGATAATGGTAGATTACGGGTTAAAGGTTTCCATTCTGGTAAACCCAATCCTAATCGCACTCTTTACTATTGGCGCACTCATCATCGGTTTAACATTTGGTTATACCGAAGCGAGTCCATCGTTTACTATATTCTTTGTAATGATTGCGATGAGTAAACTCTTCATCTACTCCACAAAAGAATCACTGGATGAACCCGCTTTTAAACTCTACCAGTTACCGGTGGATCCCAACATTAAAATTGATGTGCAGACAAAAATTGAAGGTTTTGTAACAGCCTTCGCTACCATGCTTGCCGGTGGTTTGATTTACCTGATTAACCGTGTACATATTTTCGATTTACTCTACATCACCATCTTTACCCTTCCGCTAATCGGTTTGTGGTACCTGGTGGGAAATAACATGTACACGAATTACAGGAACACCTTGAGAAAAACATTGATCCGAAACAAGTCGAAAGTTGAACATAAAATAGAACAGGAACTGACCGTAGACCGGGTGCTCGAACGTGAAATCACGAGTTCAGCAGAAGATAAAGTTTTGTATGGCTTACGCCTGATGGAAAAAATTGAGCCCGCGCTTTTTGAAAATGCCATCATCACGTTAACCAATAGCAATCACCAACACGTAAAGGCATTTGCCAACGAAAAAGTACAACAACTTGGTTTAGACAGAGACCCTTCAAAAGATCAGGATATCCGAACCCTTGCATCACAGGCCGCGAGTGAAACAGAAGCAAGTGACTTGCTTTCCATTTCCCCGGATAATCTAATGAAGCTGAGTAAATCTGTAAAACCAGCCGACCGGATGCTGGCCGCAAAACTTTTACGCAAACTTATCAGCCAGCGAACTATTTTTATTTTGCTTGAATTGCTTCGCGATGTAGACTACAACGTGCGCCATGAAGCCTTGAAAACTGCGCGTAAAGTAAAGCGACCTGAAACCTGGCCCACACTGATTGAACTGCTCTCCTCTCCTTCGTATTGCCATCAGGCTACAGCCGCACTGATTGAAGCAGGTGAACCCGTATTACCGGTGTTGGATACTGCCTTTCATAAATCCGGACAAAGCGACATTACCATGCTGCGCATTGTGCAGATTATCGGGCGTATTGGTGGCGATGCTGCGCTTGATCTGTTGTGGAAAAAAGCAGACTACCCCGATAAACGAATCGTAAACCAGATTCTCTATTCGCTTCGTTATGTAAACTACCGCGCAAGCGGCCGACAGGCTAACCAGGTAATGGATTTGCTTGAAGCAGAAATTGGAAAAAACCTCTGGAACCAGGCCGCCCTTCACGAATTACCACAACTGGAAAACTTCCAGTTATTAAGAAGCGCGATACGCGAAGAGATCAGGATCAATAATGATCAAATTACCATGCTGCTTTCGATTCTGTATGATCCGGAAGCGGTTCAACTCGTTCGTGAGAATATCGACTCAGGCGATCCGAATGGCGTAGCCTATGCACTCGAATTAATGGACTTATTCGTAGATCAGGATCTGAAACCAAAACTTTTCCCGTTGTATGATGACATTCCCGTTCCGCGTAAGCTTGAATTGTTACAGATTTATTTCCCGCGTGAAAGCTACAACCCCGTACAGGTAATCAATTATATTTTGAATCGCGACTTCAACCTGAATAATCGCTGGACAAAAGTCTGTGCTGCCTATACTTCAGCCTACATACCCGAATTCAGGGTTAGCCGAGGCTTGATTGCCCAGATGTTCAATCGCGATAAACTTTTGCAGGAAACTGCCGCATGGGTTATTTATAATAAGGACAAAAGTATCTACAATACCATTTCAGAACGCTTACCCGATCGTGATAAACGTTACCTCGACTCAGCCATTGAAAACAATGAGTTGTTGGATGGCTTGAATGATGGCTTCTTCCTGGGCATAGAAATGATTCTATTCCTGAAGCAATTGCCGGAATTCAAAGGAATCAGCGGTGTACTATTGGCTGATCTGTTTGATAAAATTTTACCATACGATCTGGCTCGGGGAGAAAGGGTTGGATTGGGTTCTCACGAACAGAACAATCCAATCTTTATTGTCGCGCATGGCGAAATAATGCTGAAGGAAAAAGGCGAGACACGCTTTACCCTGAAGCCAGGCGATGTATTCGGAGATTTGTTTAGCAAAAACAGGAACGGATTAAACCTCGATACACTCGAAGCCGTTGAACGCTCCGTGGTATTTCGCATTGATTTGCTCGATTTTTATTTTGTAATAGCCAACCATCATGAGATGGTAGAGAAAATTATTCGTAACGCAACAGAAGAAACAGAAGATATAATTGAACAATCCAACCCTTAA
- a CDS encoding DoxX family protein, with amino-acid sequence MKITLILYWIARLVAAIIMLQTLYFKFTGAEESVYIFTKMGIEPWGRIGTGVAELLASILILLPATAWVGAVLALGLMLGAIGSHLFVLGIEVQQDGGQLFIYAVIVAVSSLYVLFWNRDKVKHLVKNL; translated from the coding sequence ATGAAAATTACCCTGATACTTTATTGGATAGCCCGCCTGGTGGCGGCCATCATCATGCTTCAAACCTTATACTTTAAGTTTACCGGAGCAGAGGAATCGGTTTATATTTTTACCAAAATGGGGATTGAGCCGTGGGGCAGGATTGGTACCGGTGTAGCTGAATTACTGGCTTCAATTCTTATTTTGCTTCCGGCAACGGCTTGGGTAGGAGCGGTGCTGGCTTTGGGATTGATGCTGGGTGCTATCGGTAGTCACCTTTTCGTATTGGGCATTGAAGTTCAGCAGGATGGCGGACAACTTTTTATTTACGCTGTTATTGTAGCCGTAAGTTCTTTGTATGTATTATTCTGGAATCGCGATAAAGTGAAGCACTTGGTTAAGAACTTATAA
- a CDS encoding TIGR00730 family Rossman fold protein: MKYFVDESLQPIQLKPKAESKFLEGPRSRSYEFFFAFRVLLEFIKGFRVLHFIGPCITVFGSARFKEGHPYYQHAYEIGKRIGQSGITLMTGGGPGIMEAANRGAFENGGLSVGCNIELPFEQSANPYMHKWVTIKYFFVRKVLLVKYSIAFIVMPGGFGTMDEFWETLTLIQTKIISDFPVVLFGKEYFRPLQDMLTKMVEEKTISPEDLCLVLITDDVEEVEAHIQKFVLQNYHVQRARPSALLLENLKRKKKS; the protein is encoded by the coding sequence ATGAAATATTTTGTTGACGAATCACTTCAACCGATCCAACTAAAACCAAAAGCAGAAAGTAAATTCCTGGAGGGGCCACGATCTCGCTCCTATGAATTCTTTTTTGCTTTTCGGGTATTACTTGAGTTCATTAAGGGATTCAGAGTGTTGCACTTTATTGGACCTTGTATTACCGTTTTTGGTTCAGCACGTTTCAAGGAAGGACATCCCTACTACCAACACGCTTATGAAATCGGAAAACGAATAGGTCAAAGCGGCATTACACTCATGACGGGTGGCGGCCCCGGTATTATGGAAGCCGCTAATCGCGGAGCTTTTGAAAACGGTGGACTTTCTGTTGGCTGTAACATCGAGTTGCCATTTGAACAATCAGCTAACCCCTACATGCATAAGTGGGTTACCATTAAATATTTTTTCGTGCGTAAGGTGTTATTGGTAAAATACTCCATTGCTTTTATTGTTATGCCGGGCGGATTTGGAACCATGGATGAATTCTGGGAAACCCTGACCTTAATTCAGACTAAAATCATCAGCGATTTTCCGGTTGTACTATTTGGCAAAGAATACTTCAGGCCTTTGCAGGACATGCTGACTAAAATGGTGGAAGAAAAAACCATTTCTCCGGAAGACTTATGCCTTGTATTGATTACCGATGACGTAGAAGAAGTGGAAGCACACATTCAGAAATTCGTGCTTCAGAATTATCATGTACAGCGCGCACGACCATCTGCTTTGTTACTCGAAAATCTAAAGCGTAAAAAGAAATCATAG
- a CDS encoding Arc family DNA binding domain-containing protein, with amino-acid sequence MPQKKPFVLRLDPELLKAVEKWASDEFRSTNGQLEWIIARALKDAGRLKQK; translated from the coding sequence ATGCCTCAAAAGAAACCATTTGTATTAAGGCTTGATCCGGAATTATTAAAGGCTGTTGAGAAGTGGGCGAGTGATGAGTTCCGGAGTACAAACGGCCAATTGGAATGGATTATTGCGCGGGCGCTGAAAGATGCAGGTAGGTTAAAACAGAAATAA